ttcactttgaggctgccagagccctggaacaggctgcccggagaggttatggagtctcctctggagacatttaaacctgcctggacacattcctatgcaaCTTGCTCTagatgtacctgctttagtaggtgggttggactagatgatctccagaggtcccttctgaccgcaaccattctgtgatcaaTACATGAGATCACCCAGGGCGAGCTTGTATTATAGAAATTTGTATTCATAGTTTTATTAACCAAGCATTTAATTAACACCTTGTAGCTGTGAGCTATGTACATTCTTGCCTGTGGGACATCTTTGTGATTCTTCTAGGCCCGTACCTTCTAGAGCCCAATCCTAAACCAGCAGATAGAAAGTTGCCTGGAAGAAGATCCATCAAGCCAAACTCAGGACAGTCCGTCACTCTCATTGCCAACAACCCTGCAACAAGACAAACCAGAGCAATGTCTCTCACCTTCCTTCATGGCCAAATACAGAAGATGGATTCCACCAGTGAGATCCAGCTGAGACATTGGAGTTTGCTCTGAGTGCAGAGAAATGAGCACTCTATAAATATACAGAAAGACTTTGAAAAATGTTTGAATGGACTAAAAACATGTCCTGGAAAGGCAGCACAAAGAAGTCTTCACAGAAGGCGAGTTAACAGTCTCTCTGCATCCAGAACTATTTATACAGCAATTGGGTAAGACATGTTTTGGGCTGGATCCATGTTTATATTTGAATCatgatttttctcttctccagtaAAATAAATTAGCAAACCACGATAAGACATCTatgctatttcttttttatttgatttaCTTATTTTCACTGAGCCTTAGGACCCTCAAAAGCAAAGTTTGCCATTTATCCAAAATTACATCACAGTGCCCCTGGCATTTTTGTTGTGTGGACCAACTAACGTGAGCAGCTTAATTAAAATCACCAAGTGCATTTTAAAGCATGACATAAAGTTGATTTTAATCTAGCCTTTCAAAAATGAAGCAGAAGCCTTTTAATCAACTGCCCCACCCTTTTCATTATTTATATGGCCCACAGTATTCAGTGTCAGAATAGACTACTATGTCATCCTCTTGCATCATTTTCCCCAGGCATTATTAAATAGTTAATAACAAAAGTCTAAAGTCCATCACGAGTTTTACCTGTTGGCATAAATCCGGGCCCCTGACAGCACTGGTGTAGCATTCATATAAATGAAAGAACAGATTTTGGCTCAAGTATTTTTAATGTAGAGCAGCTGGCATTTTTGGGTttaaagagcaaaatcacacctgagttTTCATGCTTTCTAGGATTttgcaaacaaaaggaaaacagaaaataaacaggacattttgctttttgaaagccagaagaaatggTGCATCTGTTTCCAAGACTGCTGTGCTCAAGCTGTCACATGAACATGGAATAGGAGACATTCTTGCTTTCCAGTTATGTTTTAGCGCAAATGCCTTCCATTTGTTTGTTTCAACATATTTTCCCTTTagcacattttttaaaacagaatttttcctaatagctTGTTTATTCACTGTTCAGTTAAAACCAGATTTGGATTTTTGCAGGCATATGGCTGTTTACAAATCAATTCATTAGGGATTATTACTGCTTCTATGGAATAACATGCAGCTACCTGGGAACTTACCACTGCTGACAAGTTGCTTTGATCAGATTCCTCCTGGACAGACCATAAGAGCAGCTGATTTCTGGGAGTTCCCAGAGAGAGTGATGGGATGGCTGTGGTGTACCCATAGTCTTCTATTAAATAGCCTTCTTATTTATTTAGCTGCTACATAAGCACTTCAGCCCAGATTTTAATTTGATTCCCATTCCTAGCAAGGAAAAATGGAGCAAAATCTTCTGATAAGGTATGCagtgaagaaagggaaaaagcatACATATGCTTTTACGTATTTTGTATATTATTTATTCTACTGATACAGTTATTGATATATGAGAAACACGTAACAAGCAGTTTAAAATCTTGGCACTAAGATAAATGCACATTTTTTGCTCTGTATAGCTCTTTAGTTGTGCGGTATAGTGATAACAACAGTTTTTGATCCAGACAGATTCTTCTTCAGCAGCTACAGACAGACTTTGAAATTGGGATCAGACGGCTCAAACAGACCATTTCATAGCACAGCTTCCTCCAAAAGTACACTGATAAGAGTATGTGTTTATAATAGGAGGCGATCCTAAGGGAACTCTTTGGTAACAGGCtatcttttaaaacaaacaaaatctgaaaGTGTTTCATTACCTATCATACTTGTTTTATCAAGGATAACCGAAATCATAGTGCTAAATTCAACAGCTTCAAAGTAGTCATCTTCTTTTCCCTGCTATCTGTGGTGCCCTCTACTGCACGTCTTTATAGACGCAAGACAAACATTGAGATAACTGCATTGGttacactgctttttttttttccacatttttttccatctgaaCATTTAATAATGGCTCATTATTTGTTTTACTAATAATTTTCCTTCTAACGCATATAAAAATCCAGTCACTATTTGCAATTGAaatgtgtttggttggttttgtgtttgttttggtttgcaagCAGAGGTTAGAAAGGGAAAATATGAAAGAGGGCTGTAGGAAATGAACCTGCTAGTTCATTTACTGTTGGTAGTTCATTTACTAGTCATAGTCGAGGTACTAATTTATGTGGTTATAAatatgcatatgtgtatatatatgtgtccAATATTAAAGTTGGAACATGaaaattgttattattgttgcttGTTTTTCAATCTGTGTTTTGTTAACTTGGGTATAAGCGTGGAGTATTTTGGTTGTGCTTTTTTATAGTTGCTGTTTGCTGCTATGAAGAAGAGACAGGTCATTAAATTAGCTTCTCACAAGCTGATGTATGTAGTTTTGTTTGCAATTTGTTGCTAGGGGCATGATATAATTTTGTCAGTTCTATATCAAACAAAAATCTTTTGATTTTGATGTTGAATTGTTGGAAAGAGCTACAGagattttacataaatatttccGGAGTGATCTCAAGGTACCCAAAGGCCAAAGACTTAAGATGAAAGAGCTGAACATTTCAATTTATCTGTTAACTGAAGCACCTTGGTTTTATATCATCATAGCCTGAGGTTTTCCTTGAATAAATCAATGCATGAATTTTTTAATTACCTTCCCAACCTGGATTTGGACTACTTAGTCTTACAGGTACTGAAGAAGAAAGGTTCAGGGGTAGTAGCTAATGGGACAGCAAGAGAAATCATCTGCCTCCAACATTTTAAACACTACATCACCTAATTCGCTAACAAGTCTAAACATCACAACATTTGAATTGCTGTTGGCAGCGAGCTAGATACAGCACAGCTTCCAATATTACTGACTGTTGTGTATAAAAGATGGTGTTATCAACCGTGGGCTTTAAAAAATTTTCTCTAGAAAGGACGAGCCTTTAAGATATTTATCTCCTAAGCAACTGCTAACACTCTCAGAATGACCACTACCAGGCAGTCAACTACGATGACGTAGTTAGGAGTTGAAGATACATTTTGACTTATCATAACTGCAAAGGTAAGAGCAGTTTAAATTcctaggatttggggttttttcaccATCGAGCTGCCAGTGAAGGAGCCCTGATCTCTGCACTTAAAACCCACTGAAGAAACCAAGCGTGTGGTTCTGCTCTGGGAGCACCCCGGGCTGTTTGAGCAGTGACGGGGACACCGGTGCGTTCTTCTGGCCTTCACAAGCTCTCCCAGAAGTAccgcattttccttttaaaaatacaaaaaaattcaaCTTTTTGAAGTGAGAGGACGATTTTGAAGCGACGCCCTCTGGCCGAGGATGCCACGTGAATCATAAAAGTCTTGGTTCAGCCATAAGTCTTGCAAAATTcagcatttttcttcttaaatcttGGCTTCCTTGGGAGCTGGTGATTCATGACTCTTAGACCTGGGGGTTTATTGTTCGTTTGGAACACAGGTTTTTAACAGTGTACTGAGAAAGATTTGAAAACATGCAAAGTTTATTCTAAAACATCTCGATGCTGAAGGCAAATACTTAAAATAGTCTTAAATATTTAATCTTCATAAAATTCAAATGGCATTTTGAGGAAGGAAGCTGATTTTTCAACACTTGTAGTTGGACTGgagctttcagctttttttttggttgcatCCAGCTGCTGAGAACAGCCAGGAAAAGACATTTGATattgaaggaagaaaataatcactGGTTGTTCAGAAAGGGTGAGCCATTTTGGCCACTTTGGCTGGATTTATTCCAGTGACCTCGAGTTCTGAGCACTGCGAAGTTTGTGCTTAAACATCTGCTCACGCACAGCAGCTCCAGAGCAAGTTTTGAGGCTCAGTGAGGAAGGGCAGGAGAAGGTCCCTGTGAGGTGAGGTGGGCGGGACCATCTCCTGTCTGTTAGCAGGAGCAGGAAAGCCCATTGGCCAGTCAGGAAGAGCGGGAAAAGCCCATTGGTCAGTCAGGAAGAGCGGGAAAAGCCCATTGTTCGGTCAGGAAGAGCAGGAAAAGTCTTCGGTCAGTCAGTCAGTAAGGGGAGGAAAATCTTGACTTTGGTTTCCACagaaattttctgctttttctctctggCTCTATGGTTTGACCTCAGATAATGAGTTTTAAGTCAAGCACATGGAATAGCCTTTACTAATTTCTTTGGTAATCTCTTTTTAATGCCTTTGTCCCTTCCGGGGAAGCTGGATTGTTCTGCGCCAGCCTTCATGGAGGAGCACAGCGCGTGTTCAGTGCCAGCTGGGAGCAAGATCGCCTTCAGGGAAACAAGCCCTTCTGGTCATGAGAGCCATGTCCCTAGGTAATAGATGTGAAAAATAGCACCCATAGTCTATTCCTGTGGTAATACTAAAGTAGGTAGTGCACCATTTCACCTAATGGGCTCACACAAAGGTGAAAAACATACTCCCCTACAAAAACACAGGGGAGAAGGGGCGCTCACACTGCAACCGGCATCTCTGTTCCCTCAGATCTCTCCAAAAGTCTGTAGGTACAGATGGAGATACAGAAAACCACGACAAAACAAACAGTTTCACTAACAAAAATACCAATCATTTTTTAAAGACCCTTTCTGCACACAGTGTATCAGCCTCAGGCTAGAATAGAGTGAGAGCatctttaaagtattttaaaagaggagattttggtgtttgagGCAGGGTAGAGGGACTGCATGGCTTTAGTGTTGGTTTATTACATTGCAGATTTTTATTTGTAACTGTTTCTCTTGTCTGTTAATATTGTTTGCTTGCTAAAGATGCTACAATATTAACCTCTTATGCTATTAATGTTGAAGATTATCTTCTGTGCCATACAGAAAAAAGTATCTGCTCGTGCTGCAACGTGTCAGAAATGATCAGGCAAAGCCTGTGAGATACACAATGCCGACCCCTTCTCTGCTCAGATTTCGCTGTTAAATTAAACCAGAGTGAATTTTAAGTAGGCACACTTGGCCAGTATTACATGTTTGCTTATTAAAATTCAGTTAATCTCTGCAAAAGGAGACAGAATGTCAGCAGGGGGTACACAGGGaactgctgtcctcttcctcctatTTTGCCAAATTTACCACCTCTGTTGGCCAATAAATCGGGAAATTGGGATTGGAACAGAAACCCAGACTTTCAAACTCTGCAGCAAACTTTGAAGTACATCTGAAATAGTAAGACAGTTACAGTGGACAGAACCAAATGAATGAgtaaaatatttatgaatatCAAAGCAATGACATGGTTTAGATTTCCTGTCTGTCTGTTCCTTCCTCAATCTACCCATGCATATATTTATTGTCTTCAACACTCTCAATTTTGTTGTGCTGGAGGTATGCACCATAGTCAGCTTTGCTTACCTATTTCACTATATGCTGCATTATGCATTTAGCACACTGGGCAACCACTTCCTCTGTGCTTAACAGTATCTCTGTTTTGGATATGGCAGTGAGATGTAGGATTTTAATTAGGAGGAAGAGACTAGGAATCTGAAATTTAGGGAATCTTGGACTTATTTATGAAACTACTGTGCAGTAGGAAATGAATTTACATATTGGCTGCATGACCAGGCCTTCCTGTATTATCAGCATTGCAAATACTTCACTGTTTCACCTTTGGAAAGCCATTGGCCTCTCCACATCCAAGTTTATtcacctgaaaaacagaaaataaattgttgCATTGTGTTTGTTGAATGGTTTGATATTATTGGACAAAAATGTTGGTGATGCTAGTAGGGTTTTTTATACAGGTACTATTACGACCAATGTTATAAAGTAAAAGGTTAATACTTTCCAGAAATTGCTTTCAAAAACTGATAATCTAGTTTCAACAGAATGAGGAGCTGAGCTACAAAATGGAAGAAAGATATTCAACAGATAGAAGAGAGCTTTAATGACACTTCATTATTGTTTAAGGAGACTAATATTTTGGCTTTAAAAATCATTCTTGCTGACTTTGTAACAGTCAGATAATTCATTTTGTGTGGTGTGCACTGGTATTctcttattttttgttattacaTTACTTAATGACAAAATTGGACTTTGCTGATGAAACTTTGAGCTAGAATAAGCTTTGTCTATTCTTTTAATTCCCACCTAAACTTATAATGATATATAGCACTCTAGCAAGTTTAAGGACAGCTGAAATATTGGAGTCAGATTGCTTATGAAAATAAAACGCATCTGTCATAACACTCTAGCCAGCTCACGGTTTTGCTGTAAGGGATCTGCTGCAAGGTTAAGTTGTCTTTTTAGGTGAAAGAtacagattttattattttcacaGTGCATCTGTTGCGATTAAGCCTTCATATAGTTAAAACCCTTAACAGTTTTTTCAGGGCAGCAGATCAAAAGGTTAACGTACAACGGTACAACAGGAAGTATTTGTACtctcaaacattttttaaatttacagcatttaaaaacaaCTTAGCCCAGATCATAGCCAAAGCCAATATTACATCATTTATAGTAAAACATTAATCATTAGTCACAAACCAGCCAGTTAGTCTAAAAGTTCAGCTGGTGAAAAAAATTGATGGTTTCAGGACTGAATAGAAATGTAGTTTTAATTGTGTCCTCAGTCATGCATCTGGAATAAGAACTTGAAGATTTTAGggaaactgaacaaaacaaaattaaaaaacaaaagagttcctccacatttttgaaacaaatatGTCCTTGAAGCTGTTTTGGATTACACGATTTTTGTAGGAGTGGGGATAGATATTCAAAACTCAAAGTAGAACTAGATTTTATCATATGAACTGTAtcactttctgtttgtttgtttcagttctgAAGTTCTTGAAGCAATAGAAAATGTTATCAAAGACGTACTTAAAAGCTTGGCCCAAAAAAAAGCACCTGTTCTCACACTAGCTAACAGATCAGATTGGAGGAATATAGAGTAAGTATTATATATTTTGAAGTCCTTCCTTTCAGTAATATATAAATGCCATGAATATAAATTTGATTATGTAACTTCCAGAAAAGTTAATGTTACATGATTCTGTGTTAGAAACAATAAATAATTTGACTTCTAATATAGTAACGGACAAATAAAAAGTAATGCTTGGTAACCACTCTGCATGAACAGGCATCATGTATTAATTAACAGCAGATCATAACATAAAGGGGAATAATGTAACCCTGCTGTAATAAGGGTTAGAAAGGAAAGTTCCTATAAATAATCATTTTTTGGAAGCGGTAGAAACCAGAAATGATAAGTTGTGTTAGAGTGAAAATATCTGGTTTAGGCTGGAAACAATTAATAGCAATTTAATCCTCCAATGCCTTTTCTGtgcttcctcttttctttttctgtgctttccCCTATggtatcttattttttaaaatgaatgatAAACATCCTTTTGTTCTTCAGAGAAGATGCACCTCACTTCTTCCTGTTGTATTTCTTGCCACCATGTTGTGTTCAAAGTTCATTACCAGCCAAATAAAGCAAATCAAGTTTCTAAGATGTTATCTAAATTTCAGATCTTATGCCAGCTTATCTAgacagaatcagagaaaaagcaaCCTGTCTGCCTTTGTAGCACAATTTGTCATTTGTAGAAGTTGCTTGTGCAACAATATTATTCCAAGGAGCTCATTTAAACTGAAAATACCTGGAAATGGGAGATTAATTGCTTTCTATAATGCAGAAGCAAAAGGATAATGGAAGACACCAATCTATTCCTTGCCCTGTAGAAGCTCTGGACATCAGTACATTAAAGGATATTTAGATTGCTCAGACTGCAGAAGTGCTTGTATGTGGACAACCATTTGAGGCTGAGAAAGCATAGCAAACCTTCCATGCCTAACACTTTGGGGGAATACTCATTTAATGAGAACAATAAATTTCTGTCAATCAAAAAACCTGAGGGGCCTGCAGGTAATCAGTTAACTGAAAGGCTTGTATGTTCCAGGGATTTTAATGGCTTGATAGTCTGATAGTCTGACAAGAATGTTTCACTCATGTGTctgtaaaattaaaatactaTAACAAAAATTTGCAGTTTTTGGCAATCTTTGGGGAAATGGCTTTCCAGGCTAAAAAAAACAAATGTGAGATCTTATTTGCCATCAAAGCACATAGGGGGAAAATGTTCAAATTAAAAGAGGTTAACATCACAGTATGTTAAAAATAAGACTCATcaatcacatttttaaaagctgaactGTAATTTATGGTGGAGAAATGTAATCTCAGATATGCATTTCTGTTGAATAGTGATCTATATCCCACTTCAATGCAGCAGTTCaagaagatgaaaacaaaaataaatagacaaaaaaaGAATGCCAAAATATAGTATGAATGGAAGAAAATACAGTCAgtggggcattttttttttctttaggcagCCTTTTCATACTTAATCTACACAGCTGGAATCTGCTGGGCAGGAACTAGCAGAATGAGAGAATGATTTCATGTTTGAAATGTTCCTTGTAAACATTTGTAGATGCCTAGAGAGGTATTTACTTGAGCATGATGTCAATTGGTGAGAATTCCAGGCCTAAAGCACTCCCATCAGTTTCCATTGTCCAGCTGCAAAAGAGGAAGAAGGTTTTATACAAAACTACTCTGCTGTATTTAACATGGGGGAGCAATGCAGCAAAGTTTTGATcactgttttcctcctgtgcagcTCCAGTGTAGGGAGCCTGCAAGCAAAACGCACAAATACCTTTTAAATGTTGCAGCACAAAGGCAGGACAGTTCCTTCAAAGCTGGCAGGCAGATGCTACACTGTGCTGCTTGTTCTCGGTGTCACTCTACGTACGTGCACCCTGGTGTGTTCTGCCACCCAAAGGATTCATGGAGCAAAAGCTTTGACAAAGAAATTTAGAAATGTTATGTGGTTTTAGATAAACTTATGGCCATTTTATCGCTAATACTTTACAAAaccctgaaatgaaaaagaatgcTTTAAAGGCAGCACTGTCATATCATAAGGCACTAAAGTAATTTTAAGTAACATAATGAAGTGTCATTAAGAAAACAACTGATTATTTTGGTGAAATGTGCACCTTCAGACATGAAATGGTGAAACATGAAATGGTGGAGCTCATATAGATTAAACAATTGTTTAGAGAATACGATGGAGCACATTTTTGTTTCCAAAAGTTACTAATGGAATGTAATGGAGTTATTCTGATAGCAATTTAAGGGCATAAATCAGATAATATTGTTGTAATATGAAATAATAACACTTTTTCATACATTCTACATTAAAAAGTCACTGTTTCAGATGTGATTTGTATTCCCATAATGattcatacttttttcttgtgttgGTTATTCCATTGTTTTCATGCTAAATAATAGTCACTGATATATTAACAGTTATAAACACGTATAAAACACTTTTCTTGTCTCTACTTCGGTCTGGAAATACGTATTTTAGGCTTAAATTCAGTCTTGAAGTACCTTCTTGAGAAACTTTAATGCTTTGAATTATATAGGAAAGGAGTCTGAGACTGAATTAACTTACAGACAACAATTTGCATATAATCAATCATTTTACAGTTCGATTGTATTTGTTTGCAATGTATCAGATTTAAAGATTCTGTAGGTCTGCAGATGATACCGCGTTCAACTACAAGACAAATAAGAAGTGACTGCCCTAGCTCAGCACCAAGATTTGGTAAGTTTGAAATCTactgttttttcttgtattttagttcaaaactttattaaaaaaaaaaaatattatgcacTGTGATTTAGAAGTGTATTGCTAATATAACCGGATATTATGACCAGCCATTTAGCTTTTCTCTATTAAATTATAGTGAGTGACAGTGAAATTAATGCAGCATTCTTACAGTTTCTCCCCTCTCTGAGTGACCTCAAAAGGTCTTAATGTAAAAAACATCACCCTTCTTCAAAAAACTAGAAAAGGAATCTTGGAATCAGGACAATATGCTAATTACATTTTCTAACTCAGTCATTCAATTTCTTGGCCTGGACAGCAGAGCACACATTCCCTCACTTAACTCCATCATATTTCTTTCTAATTATGCTAGAAATTATTGAGTCTATTGACTAGTACAGTCTCTCTATTTTCACAGCACATTAAAATATGTTTCAAAGTTTTGTTTTATGAGATATGAATATGAGTTAATATAAAGACAAATGATTGTACATGCATTTATGAACatggataaaatattttttaaatgtttcttttcagctctgatgctcaaaaTATTATCCATGATCTATAAGATGGTGCAGAGTAATACTTATGCAACTAAAAGGTAAAATGCTACATTTCTGTAATTTCAGATAAAGTTGTGAAAAACAGCCTGTAGGATGCAAATCTGTAGGATAATGGATTCCTCTATGTAAAATGCTTTAGGCTGATCGGATTATCCATGCCCTCTATATAATTCTCACAAGCCTGCAGCCATTTCAGTATTATAATTACAAATGTGTTTTGTCTTGATAGAGATATATATTATTCAGACACGCTACTGTTCGGTAGCCAGAGTATTGTGGACAATATAATCAATGACATTTCTTGCATGCTTCAGATACCTCGGAGAAGTCTACATATAGTAAGTGGTTTATTATGAATGTTTTTATCATTATTTCTAAATCATATAGATTGAACAGAAAgctgaagtaggaaaaaaaagttatcagGTGGAAATACATAGTTAAAATAAGAAGTGTCCTTTGTGCAAATGAAACCTAATTTGGGTTTATCATAGCCCTCGGAAGTTTTCCTTCTTCAGAGTAAATTCATAGAGTTTGCTTGCTCCAAAGAGCTTGGGACAAACTGTCGGTTAAAATCAGGAGGCCTTTTGTTGAGTGAAGGCAATGCTAAAACTCCAGAGTGCAAGGCACCTGTTAAGCAATTTGTACGCATAGGATTTGCAAAGTTGGGgcttaaataaaaacataaagtAAGTCAGAGATATAACAACCTTTCAAATTTACTTGTTTCTCATGCCTTAAAATAATTCCTTCATATCTATACATGCAGTTcacataatttattttaagtaTGTCTTTATATCCATGATGACAACAACATTGCTTAGTGTTTAAAAGGCTGATGGCAGTCAATAACTTCTTATTACTGGAATTATTTTCAGACGTTTCTTGTTTAGCTTGTGCAATACAGTAACATAACAGCATATGGCTTCCAATTTATCGTATACAACTTACTATTTTTTTCAGCTGTCTACAACTAAAGGTTTTGTTGCTGGTAATTTAAGTTACACTGAGGAAGACGGTACAAAAGTGAATTGTACCTGGAGTGCTACAGTATGTATTATAAAACAGTAATTCACAGCACCTACCTTCACATGATCTCCTGCACTTCTTGTAGCTCAGGTTACTGTATACACTTGTTACATAGACCTGTGCTTGTCTTCCTATGCCCAGCACTGTACAGCCAAAGCTATATAATATCAGGCTGTTTGGTCTCAGGATTATCAGTTATATTGGAATTACCAACATTAAAACGACTTGTATTCTCAACTAATTTTATCAAAAGTGGCATTGAACTAAAGAGAAATTTATAACCATGGTTTCATAAGAGTCAAGAGCCAAAAGTGGTTTGAGGAGATGAGATTCAACTAATCTAGTCCTAAAAGGTTTCCTATAGTGGTGCAGAATATAAAAGCAGGAGTAGAATTCAGACTTGCTGGCTGTTGTCATGATTTCATGGAAAATGCATTAATTGTAGCCCAAATTGGCAATTTCAAATTGGAAAGATAACCTTAGCTGCCTATGCTCTGTTCTTCAGCAGAGTATAAATACCGTTGTTATTAATGCTTGTCTACAGctctttgtatttttatttgttgagTTGTTCTACCCTGGCACTGGAGGTGATTTAGCAGTCACAAGTAAAAACAGACCACACACTTCAGTATATACATACTCTTTTGCCAAGTTCTTCCTCCGGTTCCTGTTTTCTCATCCATATGCTTGCCAGATTGAGCCAATCCTAATATCAGATGTAAAGTAAACATTACTATGTCTTCAAATTGTTGCTGCAAAATAGTTACAAAATCAGGTTACAGGTTAATAAAAGAAAGGATTTAATGGTCTTCAAAAAAGAATACTTAAATGTTTTAAGCCTGTATTAAATTTACACcaagctgacttttttttctgactaaaagagaaaaaaaaatttatcAGGAAATTGTTATGTCTGTAGTGTCCATACAATGAATGGTTGTCTGTGACAGTGGCACAAATACTTTTGGAAAGCATCTTGTTGTAACAGGAGGACTCCTGCACAACCATACAATAGAGCAGGGTATGAATGGTTGAATACACCTACAAAGAGGTGAAAATGTCAAGATTGATCTTGTCTATAGAAGATGAATGGTTGTTTCAGGATGTAATTGTGTCCTTCATTACCTAatgttgttattttaaaatatatcattttctgtatttaaaattattaatctCATTTCTGTTGTTTTAGGCAGTCACTGTGCCATCTAATGTTCAAGGAATTAAAAGTATCCTTTGAGCAAGAACTCTCATTGTAGACTGAAAAAATATAGTAAAAGCAAAGAATATTCCAAGTTAAACAATGTTCTGGtaattttttctttgcttgttcaCTCTGAAATTGAGTCATGAACACTGCTTTTGGCTCCAGAACAGGTATTTTAGAGTATTTAGTTTTAATTGATTGGTGTGATGGATCATTTTACATGCAGCTAGCCTTAACAGAAAAGATTTAATCTCACATgccaaatttattttaattgtagAAAAGGATGCAACTTTTCAGAGACTCCTGGATGATGATTTCTGCACTAAATTGTCCCCATGTATAATGATTACGGTATGCATCTTATACTTCATATCATCTAGCTAGATGTAAGAATTTAAATTATACTTTAGCATTGTAGTGGTATTCAAACTTGGTCAAAAGAGCATCATAAAATTAATATGAAAGTTGTCTAACAACTTCTTCTTCCATTTTGCTATCCTGGTAGAAATAAAAAATAGACATTCTAAAGATTTATTTCCTACAAACATATCTT
The DNA window shown above is from Patagioenas fasciata isolate bPatFas1 chromosome 16, bPatFas1.hap1, whole genome shotgun sequence and carries:
- the SPO11 gene encoding meiotic recombination protein SPO11 isoform X2, with protein sequence MPLSLPGKLDCSAPAFMEEHSACSVPAGSKIAFRETSPSGHESHVPSSEVLEAIENVIKDVLKSLAQKKAPVLTLANRSDWRNIEFKDSVGLQMIPRSTTRQIRSDCPSSAPRFALMLKILSMIYKMVQSNTYATKRDIYYSDTLLFGSQSIVDNIINDISCMLQIPRRSLHILSTTKGFVAGNLSYTEEDGTKVNCTWSATAVTVPSNVQGIKNLISHAKFILIVEKDATFQRLLDDDFCTKLSPCIMITGRGIPDLNTRLMVRKLWDVFQIPIFTLMDADPHGVEIMCIYKYGSVSMSFEAHHLTVPSIKWLGLLPSDLERLNIHKDVLIPFTKQDQNKLASIQKRPYIACQPLWKRELDIMAASKLKAEIQVLTSLSSDYLSRVYLPNKLKFGGWI
- the SPO11 gene encoding meiotic recombination protein SPO11 isoform X1 → MPLSLPGKLDCSAPAFMEEHSACSVPAGSKIAFRETSPSGHESHVPSSEVLEAIENVIKDVLKSLAQKKAPVLTLANRSDWRNIEFKDSVGLQMIPRSTTRQIRSDCPSSAPRFALMLKILSMIYKMVQSNTYATKRDIYYSDTLLFGSQSIVDNIINDISCMLQIPRRSLHILSTTKGFVAGNLSYTEEDGTKVNCTWSATAVTVPSNVQGIKNLISHAKFILIVEKDATFQRLLDDDFCTKLSPCIMITGRGIPDLNTRLMVRKLWDVFQIPIFTLMDADPHGVEIMCIYKYGSVSMSFEAHHLTVPSIKWLGLLPSDLERLNIHKDVLIPFTKQDQNKLASIQKRPYIACQPLWKREVHTREHVNIR